The sequence TTTAAAACTCGTTCGGAATATCGAGCATCGGGGCAAGTAGCGAGTTTGTTGCTGAACTAGATTGCGAGAAACGTTATGGCAGAGCCATAGGCAGAGAATTCATGTTCCTGAAAGTACAGGTAGAGTTACTTAATCGATAAACACTTGGCCAACATGATCTACGATACGtagaaacaataacaacaatctcgttcgtttaattaaatcattCGTCCAGTTAACATACTCATTAATCGTAGCCGTTGTCTACCGTTTCTTATTTTAGTTTAGACTGGAATCGCTTCGAACTGAAATTTTCCAACGATAGGAACACACGATTGGATTGCAGCTACCTCAAAGAACATAGCATGATATAAAAAATACCACCATGGGAGAAGCTATCGAACGAAATTGTTTTTTAACTATTCATCAAACTAGTCATCGACTTCTTCGCAATCATCGTCGGTAATAGCTTCTACTATAATATTAGAACGTGGGCAATTAAGTGCACGCTCAAGTACGCTAAAATGTCACCTATCGCCGCAATTATTGTCTTCGATCTGTTTCGCCATAGAGCCCATTTATTTCGACCGTTAATTATCTGTATTTCTCAAACGAAATTTCTGTCGTTTTCTCGTTAACTGTTACGAACAGCATTCCTATATCGTATCCACGCGTTATATTTATCAGATAAATTTCCTACGTGTGAAACGATTTATAACGATAACGATAGACTCGATCTCCAAGCGTTAAGGAAGAATGCAATTAAAACGGGTTAACGAGTTCCGCATGGTACGTAGCTCGTGTTACCGATCGTTAAAACATTTTCGCGTGATATGACATAGTTGCGGGTGTGGGCGgctctctttttcttcgtttcacgaGCACGGAACGAGCTCTCGTGAACTCGCCGCCAATGACCTATACCGCGGTGCCTCCGACGAGAGGGAAAATCTTCTTCGAGAGAAGGGATTCGCCATTCTCTCCTTTCGTAGTGCACCTAGACACACTTATGACCCGGATAGTGAATATGGCAGTCGGGTAACATCCACGCTCTCATCCCGAGCGAACATCTTCATTTGACCGTCATCTGTCGCGCGTTGTTCTCGATCTTTCTTGCAAAAGTCCAGCTGCAGTTTCTTGCTTACAGTTTCTACGCTCAACTCGAGTACCAGTCGATAATACATCGATCTTTCCGATTAATTACCGTGGCCAAGGAAGACTGAGAGTCAGTGGGTCACCTTGAAGAACGCTCTTCGTACTTCCGAGGAATCTTACAGGTACTTTGATCGAAAGGATAGAACCCACACTGTGAGTTCAATTATTTCGCAAGCCTTCCTTTGTCTTATTCCATATCGTCAGTTTATAGCGGCGAAGCGTGAAATATCATTGGAATTTATTGGCTATGTCCCGCGCTTCACTTTCGCGGTGATGAGATACGCGTCGTTGGATGCTGGATGAAACTTATCGCATTGCAAAAAGGTGAATAGTAAAGTTAGAATAAtcctgaataataaaataataaattctagaATAAAAAAGTTCTGAATAATTCTGTTAAGAGTAGGTGTATAATGGTAGGTGTAGGACCGATAAAGGATGACATTATGCGACGAATATAACTTTTTTTGCATGTGAAGTGATGACATTTCGaagttaatttttgttttttttttagtcaAATGCTGTATACTTCTTTTTGCTCTAAATTTGTTTGCGTTAAAACACATTCAACGAGGAAACGACACACTGTGACATTTTACGTGGAGTAAAAAATTGGATGATTTTCCTTCGTGTCAAAGAAATTGACATTAGAGACAAACATTGTTTTTCTATTCCATTTCCAGTGGATCGTTTTTCATGATTTTCTCGAGGGAAAGTCTAGTCAAGCGGCTCTCGTCACCTTGAAAGTTGTTAAACTGCAAAATCATCTTGGATTTACGAGCGCGTTCGCTTTCCTTTTAAATCCGCCGTCTTCCTGGCTGACGCGAACGTACTCGTGTTAATtgcatgttatatactacggtCTCTCACAACCGGTGATGCAACTTCGACATGCGTATTTTGGTGTACTTAATACCAAGCTCGAATTTCATTCACAAGTTTCTATCACGAATGATCATCATACTCAATGAgattcttttcaatttcttcgatcaattttttacatttcttaaatattctacTAGCTGTAGTAAATTTGTACAGcgattattgtattataattaacGCAGCTTGAGAAAAGATGCTTATCTCGTTACTGGATAATACATTACAATGGCGTAAATATCTTGTTCACAAGTTTTATATTCACACGCATCGTGTATTTAAATGAAACGTTTAAATGAAATAGTAAAGCACGAATAACAAAGTACATGGAATGAAATAGCAAAATGAAATGTCCTGTAAAGTTCTATTTTATTGTaacatttcaatttcttcgagaaataagttttatattttactgaAAAACTAAAAGGAAGGCTATAAATTTATCCATTGAGAATAATCGTTTGATTCGAATCTCGCTTGCAAAGACATTATTAGAGTCATAAACCTGGCCAAGAAACTATACCGTAGAGAGGTATCGATAGGAAAGTAGCGATAACTGTGGAAGCTTGTCACGATATCGCCAAGTATAGGGCACCATTGCAGCCGTAACTCGCGTTCTATCCTCCGGTGACTTTCATAGATCCAATTTGGTTGAAAATACCGTTATGAATTCTTTATCATCGATCGAGCTTTTATTCGCTTACCTTTGCTTCGCCAAATGTCAAATAAATGTCTCTGACACTCAAACGAAAAAGTTCGATGTAAACTTTAAGATGATCTcagtcttcttcttctctttcagaTTTATACTTCTCGAGACCATTTTTTTAAACCCGTATCGTCGTAAAAATAATTCAGAGACTCGTAAATTTCGTTATAATGGTATTGATTAGcgtaaaaaattgaaatctcGATCTCACAGCTGTCATCAGAAATAAATTATACCATCGATCTTTCCACGTATTGCTGTCTCCTGTTCGTTTATTATCCAATAGCCATTGCATAACGATTATCAAATTCACGTCGCTCGGGGCAAAATGGTTACGCTCGATCGCGATAATCGGGTCAACGTGAACTTGGTTGAGAAATCGGCCAACGAAGGTCGTAATTCCCTCGCATGTATCGGAATCTCCTTTCTTTTCAGGCATGGCAAACGTGATGCCGTGGCTGCTGTCGATGTGCCTGCTCGGTCTCCAGGAGATCGCGGTCCACCAGCCTGCAAGCAACGCGCTTTCACGCGATCTTGGAACCATCAGCCAAAGAAGCGTGCCTTCGGGCTTTCGCTCGGTACGAACACTTTCCCTTTGATGTAATTTAATAACATACAATTACCTTTTGTAAGAGACACTAAAGTAATTCCAAATGAGAGTAATCCAAGTTCATTCTCGAATGGATTTCAGGATAATAACAGCTAgttgataatttgaaattttccaccTTAATTATTGGTAACTTTAGGAGTAAATTTATGTAACATAGTAGTTACTATAGTTGCTACACGGTATAATTCCCACGAATTCTGGTACTAAATATCGAATACTCTAGTCTTTAAGGAACTACAAAACCCTGATATCGAGCCACGATGAGCTTCCTGGCCACATAAACTGTGACTCACCAAAACTCGAAGAGAATTCGCTGGAGAGATTGCCCACGACTCCAGAATACAACAATCATCTTTATGGCTCGACGCCGGACTCGAGGGAATATTTCTCGAAATCTTTCGAGAAAAGGCTTCGCTCCAGACTACCAGAAAGAAATTTACTTAGGACGGATCCACATTCGGTGAATCAACTGGAATCTCATGGATTTAATTACGATTCTGGACGAGGGCAAATCGAAGACGATTATGTTGGACCTGCTATGGAATTGGTAAGTTTCACGAAGAATCCAGGCAAATAAGTAAACTTGTTTTGActaaaatttccaaataattcGACAGGTTTACGCGTGGTCCACGATTGACTATACTTACGACAGCGTCGAGGCTCGAGATTCGGCTATTTACGACGGAGATTTCATCGCGGAGAACAACCTACCGCTAGGACTGGAAATTTGGAGAGACAAGGTTTTCATTACTCTTCCAAAGTGGAAAGACGGTATTCCGGTTACGTTGGCTACCGTGCCCAAACCTTCCAAGACGAAAAGTCCCAAATTGAGACCTTATCCAGACTGGGGATGGCATCGACCAGGTTAGCGTACTTGAATACGTGCAAGATCCGAATAACACGTATATAGTACATGcgtatgataaattttcaaattaacttTTCTTGGAAACAAAGTATCTTGCAAAGAAATTTTACTCTACATTTTCGACTAACTTGTTTTCACACGTCGATTATTTAGTTCCGTCCAGTCCGTTATTAGCCATGTATACTTGCTAAGctttcaaattcaattttctcgaaaactaagccgagaatgaacaaattttattctacatatttctcttattttttcacAAGGAATCACGCGGTATTCGCTTCTACATGTTATTCGACCGGATTCTGTATGTGTAATAGCTCACTAGAAAGCATTTACTATGAAGAGAGTTTTGATATCGATAGAATCGTATCGCTAAATATCGTTGCTTATAATGCTGTCGAGCAATATATGATTCTTAATGTGGATATTAGCGAACGTTATTTTATTACCAGGTAACTGCGATGGACTGACTTCCGTCTTTAGAGTGCAAGTGGATGAATGCGACCGTTTGTGGGTCCTAGACTCGGGCAAAGTAGACATCGCGAAAGGAGGCAAATCAGCCTGTCCTCCGGCCATCTTCATCTTCGACCTAACGACAGATACCCTTCTCAGAAAATACATTATACCGAGTGACCAAGTAAAGGAAGATTCGTTGTACTCGAACATCGTGGTGGATATCAGAAACGAGAATTGTGATTTGGCGGTAGCTTACGCTTCGGACGTGTTCCGTTATGGATTATTGGTCTACGACTTCTTCAAAGATTCCTCTTTCAGAATTCAGCATCACTTCTTCTATCCTGATCCTTTGGCCGCCAAATACGAACTCCATGGTATAAAATTCCAATGGACGGATGGAATTTTCGGGATAGCGTTGAGTCCAGTGGATATCCACGACGATAGAACCTTGTTCTTCCATCCTATGTCCAGCTTTCGGGAATTCGCTGTTTCGACGTCTATTCTCGCTGACAAAAAGACAGCCGAAGAGAATACGGAACTTTTTATGCCGATTGGTAGACCTAGAGCCAAAGACTACGGTCATTCTTCCGGTTCTGTGATCGATAGAAACGGAGTGATGTTTTTCAATATGGTGACCAGAGACTCTGTTTGGTGTTGGGATACCAGGAAGGAATATATTCCACAAAATCTTGGAGTTATAGGGACTAGTAATTTGTCCTTGGTCTTCCCCAATGACATCAAGGTTGATCATGAATACGATCAGAATATTTGGCTCATTTCTAATAAGTTAGCCATGTACCTTTATGGAAGTATCGATAGTAGCAAGATTAACTATAGGGTGTTCAAGGCTAATGTTAAGCAGGCTGTCAAGGACACTGTCTGCGATCCTAATTACGTCGTGCCTGGCTCTGAGCACGGTTACGACGAGATTTGTTGAAGATTCTTCGCGTTTTGTTAAGAGATTTGAGGTATACGTGGTGGGCaagaatttgttaaaaaattggaatatttgtggatgaaaatatatgttggAGATAAGGGAACTGGGGCAGTCGTTCCTGCTATCTCGGGAAGACAAATGTGAATAGACGTTACGCCCTGACACCTTGAGAGTAGAGAAAACAACTACCTCGAATTCGTCTTCACTGGAAATAACGGAGAagctttgtattttttaatattttaagcgTGATAAAATCTCTAAGCAAATACATTGGGTGATCACTTTGATCACAATGTTTTAATTCCATTCGTATATGGTATTGAAGATGAGGTAATGAATAAATGTACACACCGAGAGATCGTGCGACCAGGAGAAAGCGTATCGTTAAATAAATGTAgcattaaaatattcttatgaGAAGAAAGATTTTCCCATGTTTCCTCGTTAGATGAAATGTAAACCATAGATACTCATTATCACTTTTGATATAAATCAAGCAAGTTACGGGGAAAGCCAGCATTTAAAGTGGATGAAAATTTTCTCACATATACTGCCAGATTTTATTCATTGTGCGTATGCTACGTCTGCGTGTTTAGAATATAGTTAAGCAATAAAAGTAACTTTGCTAATTAATCACACGATTACTCTCTTTCTGACTCCTAGCGTTATGCAACCAGCTTCGACGCACGATTCGACGTTTCTTCAATCTGCAGGCGtcttttttaaactttttttcttattatttcgataaatgatTGTTCGTATGAAATTAATTGATTCCACTGATCACAgaaatagtattaaaatatatttatgcaatcCATAAATGTAAGAGAACAcgctaaaaatgtaaataaacaaacgGACCGAAAATGTAACTAAATAAAACGTTTGTATTCAAATAGGGACAACATGTAAATAAGTAAATTTAATGGATTATACTGCGTATAACAAATGTATCACTGTCTTAACGTAAACGAATGGAAGTTAAAAAATGGCGTACTTATCGCGAAACGCGTCGATGCGAAGAGGAAAGCTCTCGCAAAGAACCGTACACTTGTTAGAACAGCCTTGTTAAAAGATAAATGATCTCTCTGGAGGCAACCGTTCCTTCCACTTGCGCTAAACGTTTCAGAAGGGTTCATCTGGTTGCTGTAGGTCACGCGTGTACGGTTTCAAGTAGCGCGAATCGAGGACGCGATGCACCA comes from Bombus terrestris chromosome 7, iyBomTerr1.2, whole genome shotgun sequence and encodes:
- the LOC100651923 gene encoding protein yellow isoform X1 → MTRKRRSIESEVGKRGWSKNSWTSTNLIKQSNSYAYVSPTHSFAYSWDTPNSKYYHGCFGQKLPKVRDTSGTGMANVMPWLLSMCLLGLQEIAVHQPASNALSRDLGTISQRSVPSGFRSSLRNYKTLISSHDELPGHINCDSPKLEENSLERLPTTPEYNNHLYGSTPDSREYFSKSFEKRLRSRLPERNLLRTDPHSVNQLESHGFNYDSGRGQIEDDYVGPAMELVYAWSTIDYTYDSVEARDSAIYDGDFIAENNLPLGLEIWRDKVFITLPKWKDGIPVTLATVPKPSKTKSPKLRPYPDWGWHRPGNCDGLTSVFRVQVDECDRLWVLDSGKVDIAKGGKSACPPAIFIFDLTTDTLLRKYIIPSDQVKEDSLYSNIVVDIRNENCDLAVAYASDVFRYGLLVYDFFKDSSFRIQHHFFYPDPLAAKYELHGIKFQWTDGIFGIALSPVDIHDDRTLFFHPMSSFREFAVSTSILADKKTAEENTELFMPIGRPRAKDYGHSSGSVIDRNGVMFFNMVTRDSVWCWDTRKEYIPQNLGVIGTSNLSLVFPNDIKVDHEYDQNIWLISNKLAMYLYGSIDSSKINYRVFKANVKQAVKDTVCDPNYVVPGSEHGYDEIC
- the LOC100651923 gene encoding protein yellow isoform X3; translated protein: MANVMPWLLSMCLLGLQEIAVHQPASNALSRDLGTISQRSVPSGFRSSLRNYKTLISSHDELPGHINCDSPKLEENSLERLPTTPEYNNHLYGSTPDSREYFSKSFEKRLRSRLPERNLLRTDPHSVNQLESHGFNYDSGRGQIEDDYVGPAMELVYAWSTIDYTYDSVEARDSAIYDGDFIAENNLPLGLEIWRDKVFITLPKWKDGIPVTLATVPKPSKTKSPKLRPYPDWGWHRPGNCDGLTSVFRVQVDECDRLWVLDSGKVDIAKGGKSACPPAIFIFDLTTDTLLRKYIIPSDQVKEDSLYSNIVVDIRNENCDLAVAYASDVFRYGLLVYDFFKDSSFRIQHHFFYPDPLAAKYELHGIKFQWTDGIFGIALSPVDIHDDRTLFFHPMSSFREFAVSTSILADKKTAEENTELFMPIGRPRAKDYGHSSGSVIDRNGVMFFNMVTRDSVWCWDTRKEYIPQNLGVIGTSNLSLVFPNDIKVDHEYDQNIWLISNKLAMYLYGSIDSSKINYRVFKANVKQAVKDTVCDPNYVVPGSEHGYDEIC
- the LOC100651923 gene encoding protein yellow isoform X2, which codes for MKLIALQKGMANVMPWLLSMCLLGLQEIAVHQPASNALSRDLGTISQRSVPSGFRSSLRNYKTLISSHDELPGHINCDSPKLEENSLERLPTTPEYNNHLYGSTPDSREYFSKSFEKRLRSRLPERNLLRTDPHSVNQLESHGFNYDSGRGQIEDDYVGPAMELVYAWSTIDYTYDSVEARDSAIYDGDFIAENNLPLGLEIWRDKVFITLPKWKDGIPVTLATVPKPSKTKSPKLRPYPDWGWHRPGNCDGLTSVFRVQVDECDRLWVLDSGKVDIAKGGKSACPPAIFIFDLTTDTLLRKYIIPSDQVKEDSLYSNIVVDIRNENCDLAVAYASDVFRYGLLVYDFFKDSSFRIQHHFFYPDPLAAKYELHGIKFQWTDGIFGIALSPVDIHDDRTLFFHPMSSFREFAVSTSILADKKTAEENTELFMPIGRPRAKDYGHSSGSVIDRNGVMFFNMVTRDSVWCWDTRKEYIPQNLGVIGTSNLSLVFPNDIKVDHEYDQNIWLISNKLAMYLYGSIDSSKINYRVFKANVKQAVKDTVCDPNYVVPGSEHGYDEIC